From Corvus cornix cornix isolate S_Up_H32 chromosome 5, ASM73873v5, whole genome shotgun sequence, the proteins below share one genomic window:
- the IRF7 gene encoding interferon regulatory factor 7 isoform X1 — MAAPEKEGEAQKLRFGQWLLNAISSGSYRGLCWIDPGHTTFRVPWKHNARKDITSSDVEVFKAWAQVSGRYEEGSEDLAKWKTNFRCALSSTQMFKLEDDHSKRGDDPHKVFSIISATLQHSKEGDSSVPNPVVDQQPAQQQLQLEHDSQDMASAIAVPGPTDPQLSILEELLQQCDISPRDLGSLAQSWVPTGGFPAGDSPHQDVMLQPHQDTLLQLYADPSQNNCFPPTTFPQWVPPVEQPTLDTYHPPGLMPPEETGAMPLPCHLTEGTGPTQYPAEATFFVPAASPVPQPRLLLDNTDGIVSILDVTIYYRGKEFHREVVGGSHCLLTYQPPSLLEAPCPWHVVRFPSPASVADSKQRRLTEELLGVAGLQLEQRADKVFATRREKCKVFWALSQQLEGVEEPPPNLLCRDQETPIFDFHEFCTELRDFRNGQRQRSPDFTIYLCFGQAFSKDRPKESKLILVKLVPKFCEYYYEQVLQEGASSLDSHTLSLQLSNSFDLMELIEQYNMQLG; from the exons ATGGCAGCGCCGGAGAAGGAGGG GGAAGCCCAGAAGCTGCGGTTCGGGCAGTGGCTGCTGAACGCCATCAGCAGCGGGAGCTAcagggggctgtgctggatcGACCCTGGCCATACCACCTTTCGCGTCCCCTGGAAACACAACGCCAGGAAGGACATCACCAGCAGTGACGTGGAGGTCTTCAAG GCCTGGGCGCAGGTCAGTGGGCGGTATGAGGAAGGCTCCGAGGACCTGGCCAAGTGGAAGACCAACTTCCGCTGTGCCCTGAGCAGCACCCAAATGTTCAAGCTGGAAGATGACCATTCCAAGCGTGGTGATGACCCACACAAGGTCTTCTCCATTATCTCAG CCAccctccagcacagcaaggagggAGATTCCAGCGTTCCTAACCCTGTGGTGGACCAACAGCCAGcacaacagcagctccag ctggaGCATGACTCCCAAGACATGGCCTCAGCAATCGCTGTCCCAG GACCTACTGACCCACAGCTCTCGAttctggaggagctgctgcagcagtgtgacATCTCCCCCCGTGACCTTGGCTCACTGGCCCAGTCCTGGGTGCCCACAG GTGGTTTCCCTGCAGGGGACAGTCCCCACCAGGATGTCATGCTCCAGCCTCACCAGGacaccctgctccagctttATGCAGACCCCAGCCAAAACAACTGCTTCCCTCCCACGACATTTCCACAATGGGTTCCCCCGGTGGAGCAGCCCACCTTGGACACCTACCACCCACCGGGCCTCATGCCACCAGAGGAGACAG GGGCCATGCCACTGCCGTGCCACCTGACAGAGGGCACGGGCCCCACGCAGTACCCAGCGGAGGCAACGTTCtttgtccctgctgccagccctgtgccacagccacGGCTGCTGCTGGATAACACAG ATGGCATCGTCTCCATCCTGGATGTCACCATCTACTACCGGGGGAAGGAGTTCCACCGGGAGGTGGTTGGGGGCAGCCACTGCTTGCTGACATACCAGCCCCCCAGTCTGCTGGAGGCCCCGTGCCCCTGGCACGTGGTGCGCTTCCCCAGCCCCGCCAGCGTGGCTGACAGCAAGCAGCGGCGCCTCACCGAGGAGCTGCTGGGCGTCgcggggctgcagctggagcaacGCGCCGACAAGGTCTTTGCCACCCGCCGGGAGAAGTGCAAGGTGTTCTGGGCCTTGTCCCAGCAGCTCGAGGGGGTTGAGGAGCCCCCACCCAACCTGCTCTGCCGGGACCAGGAAACACCCATCTTTGACTTCCATGAGTTTTGCACAG AGCTGAGGGACTTCCGCAATGGCCAAAGGCAGCGATCCCCTGACTTCACCATCTACCTCTGCTTTGGGCAGGCCTTCTCCAAGGACAGGCCTAAGGAGTCCAAGCTCATCCTGGTCAAG CTGGTGCCCAAGTTCTGCGAGTACTACTAtgagcaggtgctgcaggagggagcctCCTCCCTTGACAGCCACAccctcagcctgcagctctccaaCTCCTTCGACCTCATGGAGCTCATCGAGCAGTACAACATGCAACTGGGCTGA
- the IRF7 gene encoding interferon regulatory factor 7 isoform X2, whose product MAAPEKEGEAQKLRFGQWLLNAISSGSYRGLCWIDPGHTTFRVPWKHNARKDITSSDVEVFKAWAQVSGRYEEGSEDLAKWKTNFRCALSSTQMFKLEDDHSKRGDDPHKVFSIISATLQHSKEGDSSVPNPVVDQQPAQQQLQLEHDSQDMASAIAVPGPTDPQLSILEELLQQCDISPRDLGSLAQSWVPTGDSPHQDVMLQPHQDTLLQLYADPSQNNCFPPTTFPQWVPPVEQPTLDTYHPPGLMPPEETGAMPLPCHLTEGTGPTQYPAEATFFVPAASPVPQPRLLLDNTDGIVSILDVTIYYRGKEFHREVVGGSHCLLTYQPPSLLEAPCPWHVVRFPSPASVADSKQRRLTEELLGVAGLQLEQRADKVFATRREKCKVFWALSQQLEGVEEPPPNLLCRDQETPIFDFHEFCTELRDFRNGQRQRSPDFTIYLCFGQAFSKDRPKESKLILVKLVPKFCEYYYEQVLQEGASSLDSHTLSLQLSNSFDLMELIEQYNMQLG is encoded by the exons ATGGCAGCGCCGGAGAAGGAGGG GGAAGCCCAGAAGCTGCGGTTCGGGCAGTGGCTGCTGAACGCCATCAGCAGCGGGAGCTAcagggggctgtgctggatcGACCCTGGCCATACCACCTTTCGCGTCCCCTGGAAACACAACGCCAGGAAGGACATCACCAGCAGTGACGTGGAGGTCTTCAAG GCCTGGGCGCAGGTCAGTGGGCGGTATGAGGAAGGCTCCGAGGACCTGGCCAAGTGGAAGACCAACTTCCGCTGTGCCCTGAGCAGCACCCAAATGTTCAAGCTGGAAGATGACCATTCCAAGCGTGGTGATGACCCACACAAGGTCTTCTCCATTATCTCAG CCAccctccagcacagcaaggagggAGATTCCAGCGTTCCTAACCCTGTGGTGGACCAACAGCCAGcacaacagcagctccag ctggaGCATGACTCCCAAGACATGGCCTCAGCAATCGCTGTCCCAG GACCTACTGACCCACAGCTCTCGAttctggaggagctgctgcagcagtgtgacATCTCCCCCCGTGACCTTGGCTCACTGGCCCAGTCCTGGGTGCCCACAG GGGACAGTCCCCACCAGGATGTCATGCTCCAGCCTCACCAGGacaccctgctccagctttATGCAGACCCCAGCCAAAACAACTGCTTCCCTCCCACGACATTTCCACAATGGGTTCCCCCGGTGGAGCAGCCCACCTTGGACACCTACCACCCACCGGGCCTCATGCCACCAGAGGAGACAG GGGCCATGCCACTGCCGTGCCACCTGACAGAGGGCACGGGCCCCACGCAGTACCCAGCGGAGGCAACGTTCtttgtccctgctgccagccctgtgccacagccacGGCTGCTGCTGGATAACACAG ATGGCATCGTCTCCATCCTGGATGTCACCATCTACTACCGGGGGAAGGAGTTCCACCGGGAGGTGGTTGGGGGCAGCCACTGCTTGCTGACATACCAGCCCCCCAGTCTGCTGGAGGCCCCGTGCCCCTGGCACGTGGTGCGCTTCCCCAGCCCCGCCAGCGTGGCTGACAGCAAGCAGCGGCGCCTCACCGAGGAGCTGCTGGGCGTCgcggggctgcagctggagcaacGCGCCGACAAGGTCTTTGCCACCCGCCGGGAGAAGTGCAAGGTGTTCTGGGCCTTGTCCCAGCAGCTCGAGGGGGTTGAGGAGCCCCCACCCAACCTGCTCTGCCGGGACCAGGAAACACCCATCTTTGACTTCCATGAGTTTTGCACAG AGCTGAGGGACTTCCGCAATGGCCAAAGGCAGCGATCCCCTGACTTCACCATCTACCTCTGCTTTGGGCAGGCCTTCTCCAAGGACAGGCCTAAGGAGTCCAAGCTCATCCTGGTCAAG CTGGTGCCCAAGTTCTGCGAGTACTACTAtgagcaggtgctgcaggagggagcctCCTCCCTTGACAGCCACAccctcagcctgcagctctccaaCTCCTTCGACCTCATGGAGCTCATCGAGCAGTACAACATGCAACTGGGCTGA